A window of the Oryza brachyantha chromosome 5, ObraRS2, whole genome shotgun sequence genome harbors these coding sequences:
- the LOC102721168 gene encoding uncharacterized protein LOC102721168 isoform X2: protein MKSGSSAAAPAAGGNSLAIAERQKPAPSCVASLFQMLAKRKLFSSSSKKTKLLPPVRTQKFSPGRLPAGGEKTPAAKMRTLLLDSPYNPNEVTSRLSPPGQNNRRSEMCTPGVVAQLMGLSSMPATSHHQKAAKAIDASELGGHRNECSYRSIHNSHQKPGQLRDGRHDNGSHCNADVQPSWSRKHAHKVASPIKSPRSISGRNKARLIEAAVKVLEPGLQSRHRRHARLEYRCNDNGVQGVAGDMHKFSDQFSREMCDVDASRSGAQDAGATSLHKTTSNQWSEEETKRNASVRRPNQSIPCQAQSEGNHKGQRNGFKDDAQRTSDASQGAQKMQPKNISRENVACRPLKQNNLKQNALPETYRAADTGHMVQKQKHRAGEQNVANTASDFVCLNRAMNNSASLRSKGKVMDKIYVPHSSAEEEKNLSTRCQKTGGLHGDRSNKLKLKTATPRATEKDMIFAKGAGLVSEKPKSTSPNSVRNESRRKAESRIASRGNNSGIVSIASNSPRKVVSNLLNGHSKGSDSVILGSPTSSCPKRDSSSDCQNMSSQGELVSREALQGISTLESAESICFNRNEFRNRDILRDRVTSSLFQKTSAAPPMEESPNDEFLRQCHLVDSLLQGFRDLPRSVGLRGTHKMHEATTKASDQSHYTDDDHISGSLPDTASTAAEAGWRSQRRSETCTVQDATAKRHSRCAETKFGQDGVQLFDPAFRNSSPKHPGEVAATVELLLKNVGRPTQRRSKAHLKAFLVQTSESALTTLTASSKEKTKKKNVFFSNAGGDGGGRRSPLGKLAFDSAMELLDTMFIQFCDSGYRSFTRLALLGPEERLAAQVSREIARCSAMAGKPLDDVIASDVQHAAAAEAGVGSLHEVFQIGAQIERDLLQELVAEIGVDVLRRL from the exons ATGAAGAGCggcagctccgccgccgcgccggccgccggcggcaacaGCCTGGCGATCGCCGAGCGGCAgaagccggcgccgtcgtgcgTGGCGTCGCTGTTCCAGATGCTCGCCAAGAGGAAGctcttctcctcttcctccaagAAGACCAAGCTGCTCCCCCCAG TTCGCACACAGAAGTTCTCCCCAGGGAGACTAcctgccggcggcgagaagaCGCCGGCGGCCAAGATGAGGACTCTCCTG CTTGATTCTCCGTACAATCCAAATGAAGTTACCAGTCGTTTGTCACCGCCTGGCCAAAACAACAGACGCAGTGAAATGTGCACACCTGGTGTGGTAGCCCAGCTAATGGGCCTCAGCTCAATGCCGGCCACCAGCCATCATCAGAAGGCAGCCAAAGCCATTGATGCCTCCGAGCTTGGTGGTCACCGGAATGAATGCTCCTACAGAAGCATACACAACTCGCATCAGAAGCCAGGGCAGCTCAGAGATGGCCGGCATGACAATGGCAGTCACTGCAATGCAGATGTGCAGCCGTCGTGGTCACGGAAGCATGCGCACAAGGTAGCATCACCTATCAAGAGTCCGAGATCAATTTCAGGCAGGAACAAGGCTCGATTGATTGAAGCAGCAGTCAAGGTGCTGGAACCTGGTTTACAATCCAGGCATCGGAGACATGCTCGCCTGGAGTATAGATGCAATGACAATGGCGTGCAAGGTGTTGCTGGAGACATGCATAAATTCTCTGATCAATTCTCAAGAGAAATGTGTGATGTCGATGCATCAAGGTCAGGTGCTCAAGATGCAGGAGCTACCTCTCTGCACAAAACTACTTCTAATCAGTGGTCTGAAGAAGAGACAAAGAGGAATGCTTCTGTTAGGAGGCCAAACCAGAGCATACCATGTCAAGCACAATCTGAAGGAAACCATAAGGGTCAGAGGAATGGATTTAAGGACGATGCTCAGAGAACATCCGATGCAAGTCAAGGTGCCCAAAAAATGCAGCCAAAGAACATATCCCGAGAGAATGTCGCTTGTAGACCTCTCAAACAGAACAATCTGAAGCAGAATGCATTGCCTGAAACTTATAGGGCAGCAGATACAGGGCATATGGTCCAAAAGCAGAAACATAGAGCTGGGGAGCAAAATGTGGCAAACACAGCCAGTGACTTTGTCTGTTTAAACAGAGCTATGAACAATAGTGCATCTTTGAGATCAAAAGGAAAAGTAATGGATAAAATTTACGTGCCACATAGTAGCGCAGAAGAGGAGAAGAACTTGAGCACAAGATGTCAAAAGACCGGTGGCCTGCATGGTGATCGATCTAATAAACTGAAGCTAAAGACTGCAACACCGAGAGCTACAGAGAAAGACATGATATTTGCAAAAGGTGCAGGGTTAGTCAGTGAGAAGCCAAAGTCTACCAGTCCAAACTCTGTAAGGAATGAGTCGCGGAGAAAGGCAGAGTCACGCATTGCTTCCAGGGGTAACAATTCGGGCATCGTCTCCATCGCTTCTAATTCACCGAGAAAGGTTGTCTCCAATTTGCTGAATGGTCATAGTAAAGGATCAGATAGTGTTATTCTGGGATCTCCAACTAGTTCCTGTCCTAAGAGAGACTCTAGTAGCGACTGCCAAAACATGTCTTCACAAGGAGAATTGGTCTCGAGGGAAGCTTTACAAGGCATATCAACCCTGGAAAGTGCAGAATCAATTTGCTTTAATCGAAATGAGTTCAGAAACAGAGATATTCTGCGCGACAGAGTAACATCTTCATTGTTTCAAAAGACAAGTGCAGCTCCTCCAATGGAAGAGTCTCCAAACGATGAATTCCTAAGGCAGTGCCACTTAGTGGACAGTCTGCTTCAGGGCTTCAGAGACCTTCCTAGAAGTGTTGGATTGCGTGGAACTCACAAAATGCACGAG GCCACTACAAAAGCTAGCGATCAATCTCATTATACAGATGATGACCACATTTCTGGGAGCCTTCCCGACACTGCAAGCACTGCAG CAGAAGCTGGATGGCGAAGCCAGCGTCGATCGGAGACTTGCACAGTGCAAGATGCAACCGCCAAAAGACACTCCAGGTGCGCAGAAACTAAATTTGGCCAGGATGGAGTGCAACTGTTCGATCCGGCGTTCCGGAACAGCAGCCCGAAACACCCTGGAGAGGTTGCAGCAACTGTGGAGCTGCTACTAAAAAACGTTGGCCGGCCCACTCAACGGAGATCAAAAGCGCATCTCAAGGCGTTCCTCGTCCAGACATCGGAGTCTGCTCTGACCACCCTGACGGCGAGCTCCAAGGagaagacgaagaagaagaacgtCTTCTTCTCCAACGCCGGTGGAgacggaggagggaggaggagcccACTGGGAAAGCTCGCGTTCGATTCCGCCATGGAGTTGTTGGACACGATGTTCATCCAGTTCTGCGACTCGGGCTACAGGTCGTTCACCAGGCTGGCCCTGCTGGGCCCCGAGGAGAGGCTGGCCGCGCAGGTGAGCCGGGAGATCGCCAGGTGCAGCGCCATGGCCGGGAAGCCGCTGGACGACGTGATCGCGAGCGACGTCcagcacgcggcggcggccgaggccgGCGTGGGCTCGCTGCACGAGGTGTTCCAGATTGGCGCCCAGATCGAGCGGGATTTGCTCCAGGAGCTGGTGGCCGAGATCGGGGTAGATGTGTTGAGACGGTTGTGA
- the LOC102721168 gene encoding uncharacterized protein LOC102721168 isoform X1, whose amino-acid sequence MKSGSSAAAPAAGGNSLAIAERQKPAPSCVASLFQMLAKRKLFSSSSKKTKLLPPVRTQKFSPGRLPAGGEKTPAAKMRTLLLDSPYNPNEVTSRLSPPGQNNRRSEMCTPGVVAQLMGLSSMPATSHHQKAAKAIDASELGGHRNECSYRSIHNSHQKPGQLRDGRHDNGSHCNADVQPSWSRKHAHKVASPIKSPRSISGRNKARLIEAAVKVLEPGLQSRHRRHARLEYRCNDNGVQGVAGDMHKFSDQFSREMCDVDASRSGAQDAGATSLHKTTSNQWSEEETKRNASVRRPNQSIPCQAQSEGNHKGQRNGFKDDAQRTSDASQGAQKMQPKNISRENVACRPLKQNNLKQNALPETYRAADTGHMVQKQKHRAGEQNVANTASDFVCLNRAMNNSASLRSKGKVMDKIYVPHSSAEEEKNLSTRCQKTGGLHGDRSNKLKLKTATPRATEKDMIFAKGAGLVSEKPKSTSPNSVRNESRRKAESRIASRGNNSGIVSIASNSPRKVVSNLLNGHSKGSDSVILGSPTSSCPKRDSSSDCQNMSSQGELVSREALQGISTLESAESICFNRNEFRNRDILRDRVTSSLFQKTSAAPPMEESPNDEFLRQCHLVDSLLQGFRDLPRSVGLRGTHKMHEATTKASDQSHYTDDDHISGSLPDTASTAAAEAGWRSQRRSETCTVQDATAKRHSRCAETKFGQDGVQLFDPAFRNSSPKHPGEVAATVELLLKNVGRPTQRRSKAHLKAFLVQTSESALTTLTASSKEKTKKKNVFFSNAGGDGGGRRSPLGKLAFDSAMELLDTMFIQFCDSGYRSFTRLALLGPEERLAAQVSREIARCSAMAGKPLDDVIASDVQHAAAAEAGVGSLHEVFQIGAQIERDLLQELVAEIGVDVLRRL is encoded by the exons ATGAAGAGCggcagctccgccgccgcgccggccgccggcggcaacaGCCTGGCGATCGCCGAGCGGCAgaagccggcgccgtcgtgcgTGGCGTCGCTGTTCCAGATGCTCGCCAAGAGGAAGctcttctcctcttcctccaagAAGACCAAGCTGCTCCCCCCAG TTCGCACACAGAAGTTCTCCCCAGGGAGACTAcctgccggcggcgagaagaCGCCGGCGGCCAAGATGAGGACTCTCCTG CTTGATTCTCCGTACAATCCAAATGAAGTTACCAGTCGTTTGTCACCGCCTGGCCAAAACAACAGACGCAGTGAAATGTGCACACCTGGTGTGGTAGCCCAGCTAATGGGCCTCAGCTCAATGCCGGCCACCAGCCATCATCAGAAGGCAGCCAAAGCCATTGATGCCTCCGAGCTTGGTGGTCACCGGAATGAATGCTCCTACAGAAGCATACACAACTCGCATCAGAAGCCAGGGCAGCTCAGAGATGGCCGGCATGACAATGGCAGTCACTGCAATGCAGATGTGCAGCCGTCGTGGTCACGGAAGCATGCGCACAAGGTAGCATCACCTATCAAGAGTCCGAGATCAATTTCAGGCAGGAACAAGGCTCGATTGATTGAAGCAGCAGTCAAGGTGCTGGAACCTGGTTTACAATCCAGGCATCGGAGACATGCTCGCCTGGAGTATAGATGCAATGACAATGGCGTGCAAGGTGTTGCTGGAGACATGCATAAATTCTCTGATCAATTCTCAAGAGAAATGTGTGATGTCGATGCATCAAGGTCAGGTGCTCAAGATGCAGGAGCTACCTCTCTGCACAAAACTACTTCTAATCAGTGGTCTGAAGAAGAGACAAAGAGGAATGCTTCTGTTAGGAGGCCAAACCAGAGCATACCATGTCAAGCACAATCTGAAGGAAACCATAAGGGTCAGAGGAATGGATTTAAGGACGATGCTCAGAGAACATCCGATGCAAGTCAAGGTGCCCAAAAAATGCAGCCAAAGAACATATCCCGAGAGAATGTCGCTTGTAGACCTCTCAAACAGAACAATCTGAAGCAGAATGCATTGCCTGAAACTTATAGGGCAGCAGATACAGGGCATATGGTCCAAAAGCAGAAACATAGAGCTGGGGAGCAAAATGTGGCAAACACAGCCAGTGACTTTGTCTGTTTAAACAGAGCTATGAACAATAGTGCATCTTTGAGATCAAAAGGAAAAGTAATGGATAAAATTTACGTGCCACATAGTAGCGCAGAAGAGGAGAAGAACTTGAGCACAAGATGTCAAAAGACCGGTGGCCTGCATGGTGATCGATCTAATAAACTGAAGCTAAAGACTGCAACACCGAGAGCTACAGAGAAAGACATGATATTTGCAAAAGGTGCAGGGTTAGTCAGTGAGAAGCCAAAGTCTACCAGTCCAAACTCTGTAAGGAATGAGTCGCGGAGAAAGGCAGAGTCACGCATTGCTTCCAGGGGTAACAATTCGGGCATCGTCTCCATCGCTTCTAATTCACCGAGAAAGGTTGTCTCCAATTTGCTGAATGGTCATAGTAAAGGATCAGATAGTGTTATTCTGGGATCTCCAACTAGTTCCTGTCCTAAGAGAGACTCTAGTAGCGACTGCCAAAACATGTCTTCACAAGGAGAATTGGTCTCGAGGGAAGCTTTACAAGGCATATCAACCCTGGAAAGTGCAGAATCAATTTGCTTTAATCGAAATGAGTTCAGAAACAGAGATATTCTGCGCGACAGAGTAACATCTTCATTGTTTCAAAAGACAAGTGCAGCTCCTCCAATGGAAGAGTCTCCAAACGATGAATTCCTAAGGCAGTGCCACTTAGTGGACAGTCTGCTTCAGGGCTTCAGAGACCTTCCTAGAAGTGTTGGATTGCGTGGAACTCACAAAATGCACGAG GCCACTACAAAAGCTAGCGATCAATCTCATTATACAGATGATGACCACATTTCTGGGAGCCTTCCCGACACTGCAAGCACTGCAG CAGCAGAAGCTGGATGGCGAAGCCAGCGTCGATCGGAGACTTGCACAGTGCAAGATGCAACCGCCAAAAGACACTCCAGGTGCGCAGAAACTAAATTTGGCCAGGATGGAGTGCAACTGTTCGATCCGGCGTTCCGGAACAGCAGCCCGAAACACCCTGGAGAGGTTGCAGCAACTGTGGAGCTGCTACTAAAAAACGTTGGCCGGCCCACTCAACGGAGATCAAAAGCGCATCTCAAGGCGTTCCTCGTCCAGACATCGGAGTCTGCTCTGACCACCCTGACGGCGAGCTCCAAGGagaagacgaagaagaagaacgtCTTCTTCTCCAACGCCGGTGGAgacggaggagggaggaggagcccACTGGGAAAGCTCGCGTTCGATTCCGCCATGGAGTTGTTGGACACGATGTTCATCCAGTTCTGCGACTCGGGCTACAGGTCGTTCACCAGGCTGGCCCTGCTGGGCCCCGAGGAGAGGCTGGCCGCGCAGGTGAGCCGGGAGATCGCCAGGTGCAGCGCCATGGCCGGGAAGCCGCTGGACGACGTGATCGCGAGCGACGTCcagcacgcggcggcggccgaggccgGCGTGGGCTCGCTGCACGAGGTGTTCCAGATTGGCGCCCAGATCGAGCGGGATTTGCTCCAGGAGCTGGTGGCCGAGATCGGGGTAGATGTGTTGAGACGGTTGTGA